The genomic stretch CGTCCTCCTCGATGCGAAGCGAGCCGACATCGGCAACACCTCCCGACAGTATGCGAAACTCCTCGAGTACGCCGACGCGATTACGCTCAACCCCTACCTCGGACGGGACTCGCTGGAGCCGTTTCTCTCCCGAGCAGACAAGGGCGTGTTCGTCCTCTGTCGCACCTCCAACCCCGGCGGGAGCGACCTGCAGGACCTCGAACTCGCCTCGGGTGACCGGGTGTACGAGCGGGTCGCCGCGCTCGCAGAGCTGTGGAACGGGAACGAAAACGTCGGCCTCGTCGTCGGGGCCACCACGCCCGAGGAACTCGAGTCGGTCCGCGAACAGGTGCCCGACCTTCCGTTCTTGGTTCCTGGCGTGGGTGCACAGGGTGGCGACGCCGAGGCCGCGGTCACCCACGGCCTCGCCGACGGGGTCGGCCTCGTCAACTCCTCTCGCGGCATCATCTTCGCCGGCGAAGACCAGGGGGAGGCGTTCGCCAAGGTGGCCGGCGACGCGGCGAAGCGACTCAAGAAGCGGCTCAATCAGTACCGCTGAGCGCCGCTCGCCCCGTGTCCGCGCTCAGTCGACGAGTCCGACGGCGTGGACGTGGGCTCTGAGGGCGCGCTTCGTCTCGAACTCCTTCCCACAGACCTCACACCGGTACGAGTCGCTGTCGTCGCCGTACATACTCTCGTGTCAATCGACGGCACATCGACATGAGCGTTCCGCCCGGTGGTCGACGCCACACACAGCCGTCGTCGTCACTGGGAGTCTGCCCGGCATCGGTGTCGGCGGACGCACGCCACCCTCGTCGTGGCGTCGCCGGGTGCGAGACGCTTACAATCCCGCGCGCCCAAGCGGGGGTGTGGACCGAGACCGACTCGTCTTGGGGCTCGCGGCCGTCTTCGCCGGCCTGACCGTCCTCCTAGTGGTGCTCTCGTTCACCCAGCAGCTGTTCTTGCTCGTCCTCGCCGTCCCGTTCGCCGCGACGACCTACTTCATGTGGTATCAGGCGAGCGGCCGACTGCAAGAGCGGACGCGGACCCGGCGCGTTCGGGCCGGCAGTCGATTCCGCGGCCCACAGGGTGGCCAGGCCGGGCCCACCGGGCCCGGCGGGTTCGGTGCCGGTGCCCAGCGCCAGGGACAGAGCCAGTCCCGATTCGGCGGCCAACAGGCGTCCTCGGGGCCCTCACAGCGCGAGGCGTACCGGACGCTCGGACTGGACCCCGGTGCCGACGAGGCGGCCGTTCGGAGCGCGTACCGTGAACGCGTCAAGGAGGTCCATCCGGACCGCCCGTCGGGCGACGAGGACGAGTTCAAACGCGTCAACCGGGCGTACGAGCGACTGACCGAGGAGCCGACGTGACCGCTCGGCTCGGCCGACTCGCTTCCGGCCCCCGTTCACGAGCGCTCCTGTGACACGAGGACTCGTACCACGGAAAGTCTTAACGTGGGTGGTTTCCTACGCGCGGACATGAGCGCTGACCGGGCCGTTCTCGACGAGGCCCTCGAGCGCGGAGAGGAAGAGGGCGGCTACATCGAGTTCAAAGAACGGCTGTCCCGCAGCGTCCATCTCTCGGAGGGGCGGATGGAGAGCCTCGCAGCACAGTTGCGCCACCGCGTCCTCTCGGGCGACGGCACGGCGACCTACGTCATCGGTGTCACCGACGACGGTGGCATCGCCGGTATCTCCCGGGAGGAGTTCTCGGAGTCGATGGACGTCCTCTCGCTCCTGGCGGAGGAGGCGGGCGCCCACATCCACGACGTCGAGACGTGGGGTGTCGGCGACGACGGCCTCGTCGGCGTCGCGACCCTCCACGAGGGAGCGATGCTCGACGGCGACGACGACCACATCGTCGTCGGCACGGCCGGTCACGTCGACCACGGCAAATCGACCCTCGTCGGTTCGCTCGTGACCGGCCGGTCGGACGACGGCGAGGGCGCGACTCGTTCGTTCCTCGACGTCCAACCCCACGAGGTCGAACGCGGGCTCTCCGCCGACCTCTCGTACGGCGTCTACGGCTTCGACTCGGACGGGCCGGTGCATATGGAAAACCCACACCGGAAGGCCGACCGCGCGCGAATCGTTCAGGAGGCGGACCGCCTCGTCTCGTTCGTCGACACGGTCGGCCACGAGCCGTGGCTCCGAACGACGATCCGTGGACTCGTGGGCCAGCGACTCGACTACGGCCTCATCGTCGTCGCCGCGGACGACGGGCCGACCCGGACGACGCGTGAACACCTCGGTATCCTGCTCGCGATGGAGCTCCCCACGATCGTCGCGCTCACCAAGGTCGACGTGGTCTCCGACGAGCGCGTCAGCGAGGTCGAACGGGAGGTCGAACGGCTCCTTCGCGACGTCGGGAAGACGCCGCTCAGAATCGAACGCCACGGGGTCGAGACGGCCGCTGAGGAGATCGGCGACGCCGTCGTCCCCATCCTCAGGACCAGCGCCGTGACGAAACAGGGGATCGACGAACTCGACTATCTGTTCGAGTTCCTGCCGAAGACGACCCGTGAGGACGGCGACTTCCGGATGTACATCGACCGCTCGTACTCCGTCACGGGCGTCGGGGCCGTCGCCTCCGGGACGGTGAACGCCGGGACTGTCGAGGCCGGTGACGAACTCCTCGTCGGCCCGATGGCCGACGGTGCCTTCCGGGAGGTCGAAGTCCGCTCCATCGAGATGCACTACCACCGTGTCGACCGCGCGA from Salinigranum halophilum encodes the following:
- a CDS encoding C2H2-type zinc finger protein, with the protein product MYGDDSDSYRCEVCGKEFETKRALRAHVHAVGLVD
- a CDS encoding J domain-containing protein; its protein translation is MDRDRLVLGLAAVFAGLTVLLVVLSFTQQLFLLVLAVPFAATTYFMWYQASGRLQERTRTRRVRAGSRFRGPQGGQAGPTGPGGFGAGAQRQGQSQSRFGGQQASSGPSQREAYRTLGLDPGADEAAVRSAYRERVKEVHPDRPSGDEDEFKRVNRAYERLTEEPT
- a CDS encoding GTPBP1 family GTP-binding protein; this translates as MSADRAVLDEALERGEEEGGYIEFKERLSRSVHLSEGRMESLAAQLRHRVLSGDGTATYVIGVTDDGGIAGISREEFSESMDVLSLLAEEAGAHIHDVETWGVGDDGLVGVATLHEGAMLDGDDDHIVVGTAGHVDHGKSTLVGSLVTGRSDDGEGATRSFLDVQPHEVERGLSADLSYGVYGFDSDGPVHMENPHRKADRARIVQEADRLVSFVDTVGHEPWLRTTIRGLVGQRLDYGLIVVAADDGPTRTTREHLGILLAMELPTIVALTKVDVVSDERVSEVEREVERLLRDVGKTPLRIERHGVETAAEEIGDAVVPILRTSAVTKQGIDELDYLFEFLPKTTREDGDFRMYIDRSYSVTGVGAVASGTVNAGTVEAGDELLVGPMADGAFREVEVRSIEMHYHRVDRAKAGRIVGIALKGVREADLERGMVLLPADADPTPVKRFEAEVMVLNHPTRIGSGYEPVIHLETISEAAVFRPAGGQLLPGDSGTTDIEFKFRPYLVEEGQRFVFREGRSKGVGTVTQVYD
- the pyrF gene encoding orotidine-5'-phosphate decarboxylase, yielding MTERFFDRLRDRITRVDSVVSVGLDPDPARLPDHLHEYDLPRWAFNRRIIDETHEHAACYKPNVAFYEDGDGWRALRETIAYAHGKDVPVLLDAKRADIGNTSRQYAKLLEYADAITLNPYLGRDSLEPFLSRADKGVFVLCRTSNPGGSDLQDLELASGDRVYERVAALAELWNGNENVGLVVGATTPEELESVREQVPDLPFLVPGVGAQGGDAEAAVTHGLADGVGLVNSSRGIIFAGEDQGEAFAKVAGDAAKRLKKRLNQYR